One Trichoderma asperellum chromosome 5, complete sequence genomic region harbors:
- a CDS encoding uncharacterized protein (EggNog:ENOG41~SECRETED:SignalP(1-19)) — MRFATSVATLIASAALSSAASVTFWTLDSTQRTIYFTSNPGSANIDSVTTSAGKNTTVTFPDTWQGNWYAVREGAANTPGMLGEVNFGSWKGLTYFDVSAIVDPNDKDNVKQLFPASGYEPMSGCENFPCNNAYYLPDDIQTKATMESDLICTLGSGSVGYSFTESQ, encoded by the coding sequence ATGCGTTTCGCTACTTCTGTTGCTACCCTCATTGCCTCCGCGGCTCTCTCCAGCGCTGCCAGCGTTACCTTCTGGACCTTGGACAGCACTCAGCGCACCATCTACTTCACCAGCAACCCTGGCAGCGCCAACATTGACTCCGtcaccaccagcgccggCAAGAACACCACCGTCACTTTCCCTGACACCTGGCAGGGCAACTGGTATGCCGTCCGGGAGGGCGCTGCCAACACCCCCGGTATGCTCGGTGAGGTCAACTTTGGCAGCTGGAAGGGACTGACCTACTTCGACGTCTCTGCCATTGTCGACCCCAACGACAAGGACAACGTCAAGCAGCTCTTCCCTGCTTCCGGCTATGAGCCCATGTCCGGCTGCGAGAACTTCCCTTGCAACAACGCCTATTACCTGCCTGATGACATCCAGACTAAGGCTACTATGGAGTCTGATCTCATCTGCACTCTGGGCTCTGGCTCCGTCGGCTACAGCTTCACTGAGTCTCAGTAA
- a CDS encoding uncharacterized protein (BUSCO:EOG092D0S50) yields the protein MYSSPVAGRSVDNLAPLSPGGRADYPFHSSRIAQGHPRPHSRRSSTASSIHSIGGTLDTTLSGGNGAVYESGQNAISTLLQPPIVRTGLQPHTSAPASSNHKPPTARDIPPVTLTNIPQIDPEEFGPYLAQISTLYEQLRRVKENEEEENANRRGSKQDEQADSAGDGLLRPGARNRLPRKGSTASLSSLNSVDTVSSLRRPSVLSRKAAQGPPPLSTIPTVYFDDDFHLENPRTFDVVSERSEVIQKHKDEGNGNAVAPRKTLATNAILQEKLSWYMDTIEIHLINSISTASTTFFTALGSLKELHSEAADSVMRIKALRKELEILDERVAANGLMMVQKQRRQENLRQLSDAVWQLRLITEGVASCESLVDAGEVEKALVNIDSLELLIAGERDESDQGEMPRLRDLRSASALQGVNSDLTQLRFRIGRAYESQFSSMLSFDVRKHVESVTSADVLIRWSNAAPKARGGSYPRSPSVFPTYLAGTDELKAQIRPVMTGLHRAQHIATAATAYREDILREIRNLIRRPLPSSNDDDNPEDAEALLMKIYIGVTETLRRASTQIKVLLDIASSLSDQPGGSDGLKSPPIRSPLPSPRYDRQGNNQQQSAFAIQEELHKAIDMGNLLAQAVDLANEKIVKILKVRSEQAIHLPLDLFLRYFNLNLYFTYECEAISGRSCTALKTVVNNHIKEFVQKYRDAAMQKLAQGMESDQWSSKDFTDENTQLLNRILECSTQDIEAWTESSKIWIPYETPKKLSSDAAALGTNGAGKEKVRNAIIESEKFVLPNSAILCLDGMGNFLQLIAGIPSMTTDIATSLVAYLQLFNSRCTQLILGAGATRSAGLKNITARHLALASQALSFMAALVPHVREYVRRQAGSGGNVTNLMGEFDKIRRLFQEHQDSIHQKLIEIMRGRATNHAKSIRSIIWDVESPDEKHSFIQKLAEETTTLHRVLTKHLPETSIQVIMVPVFASYKTQLGDALRQAPVATQAGQSRMAKEVDFFINKLQKVDGFGDTGDFLIGIVKSKTVVTNSPTTTNGTTDSNVEEKTEPEKKTSSEETPQG from the exons ATGTATTCTTCCCCAGTTGCCGGCAGATCTGTCGACAACCTTGCGCCATTATCTCCCGGGGGCCGAGCGGACTATCCATTTCACAG CAGTCGAATAGCCCAGGGTCACCCGCGGCCGCACTCAAGACGAAGCTCCACAGCCAGCTCAATTCACTCTATAGGGGGGACCTTAGATACAACACTGAGCGGTGGCAACGGTGCTGTATACGAATCTGGCCAGAATG CCATCTCGACACTGCTGCAGCCCCCTATTGTACGGACAGGCCTCCAGCCTCATACATCAGCGCCAGCATCGAGCAATCATAAACCACCTACCGCAAGGGATATCCCGCCTGTTACATTGACCAACATCCCTCAGATTGACCCCGAGGAGTTCGGGCCGTATCTCGCTCAAATTAGCACCCTCTACGAACAGCTTCGTCGGGTgaaggaaaatgaagaggaggaaaatgCCAATCGGCGAGGCAGTAAACAAGATGAACAGGCTGATAGTGCTGGCGACGGGCTTTTGCGACCTGGAGCGAGAAACCGCCTACCTCGAAAGGGCTCTACGGCATCTTTGTCCTCTCTTAATTCGGTAGACACAGTCAGCTCTCTGCGAAGACCGTCAGTGCTTAGCCGTAAAGCTGCGCAAGGGCCTCCTCCCCTGTCAACAATTCCCACCGTGTACTTCGATGACGACTTTCACCTTGAAAATCCTCGAACCTTTGACGTTGTCAGCGAGCGATCCGAAGTAATACAGAAACATAAGGATGAGGGGAATGGGAATGCGGTGGCACCCAGAAAAACGCTTGCGACCAACGCTATTCTGCAAGAAAAGCTCTCTTGGTACATGGACACCATTGAAATCCATCTTATCAATTCTATTTCCACTGCATCAACCACTTTTTTCACTGCGCTTGGATCCTTGAAGGAGCTCCACTCCGAAGCAGCCGATTCTGTTATGCGGATCAAGGCTCTAAGGAAAGAGCTAGAGATTCTAGATGAGAGAGTGGCAGCGAATGGTCTGATGATGGTTCAAAAGCAACGGCGACAGGAAAATCTCCGACAGCTCAGCGATGCGGTATGGCAGCTCAGACTTATCACCGAAGGCGTAGCGAGTTGCGAGTCTCTTGTAGATGCTGGCGAAGTGGAGAAAGCACTGGTCAATATCGACTCGCTGGAACTGTTGATAGCTGGTGAGCGTGACGAGTCTGATCAGGGCGAGATGCCTCGGTTGAGAGATCTCAGGTCTGCCTCAGCTCTACAAGGAGTTAATTCGGATCTCACTCAGCTCCGGTTTCGTATTGGCAGGGCATACGAATCTCAATTTTCTTCCATGTTGTCCTTCGATGTTCGCAAGCATGTCGAATCTGTTACATCAGCTGATGTTCTGATTAGATGGAGCAATGCAGCACCAAAGGCAAGAGGAGGCAGCTATCCGAGATCACCGTCTGTATTTCCCACATACCTGGCTGGTACAGACGAATTGAAAGCCCAGATACGACCTGTCATGACTGGCTTACATCGCGCACAGCATATTGCGACTGCTGCGACTGCTTACCGAGAGGACATTCTTCGCGAAATTCGAAACTTGATCCGTCGACCCCTGCCAAGTTCtaacgacgacgaca ATCCGGAAGATGCTGAGGCACTTCTCATGAAGATATACATCGGCGTTACAGAGACGCTGAGGCGAGCATCAACACAAATCAAAGTTTTATTAGACATTGCCAGCTCTCTTTCAGATCAACCTGGTGGTAGCGACGGTTTGAAGTCACCGCCAATACGATCTCCCTTGCCCAGCCCTCGATATGATCGACAAGGTAATAACCAGCAGCAGTCCGCTTTCGCGATTCAAGAAGAACTTCACAAAGCGATTGATATGGGAAATCTGCTAGCCCAAGCCGTTGATCTAGCGAACGAGAAGATTGTTAAGATCCTTAAAGTTCGCTCAGAGCAAGCTATCCACCTTCCACTCGACCTATTCCTGCGATACTTTAACCTAAATTTGTACTTTACGTATGAATGCGAGGCCATATCCGGGAGAAGCTGCACTGCATTGAAGACAGTGGTTAATAACCACATCAAGGAATTCGTGCAAAAGTATCGCGATGCCGCAATGCAGAAGCTTGCACAGGGAATGGAATCGGATCAGTGGAGCTCTAAAGATTTTACGGATGAAAACACACAACTCTTGAATCGGATTCTAGAATGCAGTACCCAAGATATAGAGGCTTGGACTGAGAGCAGCAAGATATGGATTCCATATGAAACTCCAAAGAAGCTTAGCTCGGATGCTGCCGCGTTGGGGACAAATGGTGCTGGCAAAGAAAAGGTTCGAAATGCCATCATCGAGTCTGAGAAATTCGTGCTTCCCAATTCTGCAATTCTATGTCTTGATGGCATGGGAAATTTTTTGCAGTTGATCGCCGGAATTCCTTCCATGACGACAGACATTGCGACGTCTCTGGTGGCGTATCTACAACTCTTCAACTCCCGATGCACACAGCTCATCTTAGGGGCTGGTGCTACTCGATCAGCTGGCTTGAAGAATATCACGGCTAGGCACCTGGCTCTCGCATCTCAAGCTCTGTCGTTCATGGCGGCATTGGTTCCCCATGTAAGAGAGTATGTTCGTCGTCAAGCTGGCTCGGGTGGAAACGTCACCAATCTCATGGGAGAGTTCGACAAAATTCGACGACTGTTTCAAGAACATCAAGATAGTATTCATCAAAAGCTAATCGAAATTATGCGTGGTCGAGCTACGAATCATGCAAAGAGCATTCGATCCATCATCTGGGATGTTGAGTCTCCAGACGAAAAACATTCGTTCATACAGAAGCTGGCTGAGGAGACCACAACGCTACACCGTGTCTTGACGAAACATCTCCCCGAAACATCTATCCAAGTTATCATGGTGCCAGTGTTTGCAAGCTATAAAACCCAACTAGGAGACGCCTTACGACAAGCTCCTGTAGCAACGCAAGCTGGTCAATCGCG CATGGCCAAAGAAGTCGATTTCTTCATCAACAAGTTGCAAAAAGTCGATGGATTCGGCGATACCGGTGATTTCCTCATTGGTATTGTCAAGTCAAAGACTGTTGTGACAAATTCACCCACTACAACCAATGGTACTACCGATTCCAATGTAGAGGAGAAGACTGAaccagagaagaagacatcttCTGAGGAAACCCCACAGGGCTAA
- the MCM5 gene encoding minichromosome maintenance protein 5 (BUSCO:EOG092D0UX9) encodes MDRQSVYSARVYESNFGDADDTRLQLQSQLETFILDFRLDNNFVYRDQLRENALLKKFYCDVDIKDLINFNEELAHRLVSEPAEIIPLFEAALKKCTHRIVFPHEKTVDLPDHQLLLHSDADDVSIRNLDSMTIARMVRVPGIVIGASVMSSKATELCIQCRNCSYSTALPIVGGFTGVTLPRQCGRKRLPKDPTPACPLDPYFVLHEKCRFVDQQVIKLQEAPDQVPVGELPRHVLITADRYLTNRVVPGSRCTVMGIFSIYQNKASKNSSTGGAVAIRTPYLRAVGIQTDIDQAAKGNATFSEEEEQEFLELSRRPDLYNIMADCIAPSIYGNRDIKKAILCLLMGGSKKILPDGMRLRGDINVLLLGDPGTAKSQLLKFVEKAAPISIYTSGKGSSAAGLTASVQRDQSTREFYLEGGAMVLADGGVVCIDEFDKMRDEDRVAIHEAMEQQTISIAKAGITTILNARTSVLAAANPIFGRYDDMKTPGENIDFQTTILSRFDMIFIVKDEHTREKDERMAKHVMGIHMDGRGAEDVAESEIPVQKMRRYITYCKTRCAPRLSPEAAEKLSSHFVSIRRQVHAAEIEANTRSSIPITVRQLEAIVRITESLAKLTLSPIATEAHVDEAIRLFLCSTMDAVNQGSNQGSREMNDEVSRLEAELKRRLPIGWSTSLATLRREMVEGKGYSEQALNRALMLLQRKDTIMFRNQGAQVYRNGA; translated from the exons ATGGATCGCCAATCTGTGTATTCGGCTCGAGTATACGAGTCCAATTTTGGCGATGCCGACGACACCAGGTTGCAGCTCCAATCCCAGTTGGAAACCTTCATTCTGGACTTCCGCCTCGACAACAATTTCGTCTACCG AGACCAGCTGAGAGAAAATGCGCTACTGAAGAAATTTTACTGCGATGTCGATATCAAAGATCTAATCAACTTTAATGAAGAACTTGCACACAGGCTCGTTTCGGAACCCGCCGAAATTATTCCTCTC TTCGAAGCAGCATTGAAGAAATGTACACACCGAATTGTATTTCCCCACGAAAAAACCGTCGACCTACCCGATCACCAGCTTCTTCTACACTCCGATGCGGATGATGTGTCAATCCGCAACCTCGACTCAATGACAATTGCTCGAATGGTTCGCGTTCCAGGCATAGTTATCGGAGCCTCGGTTATGTCCTCAAAGGCAACTGAGCTATGTATCCAGTGCAGAAACTGCAGCTACTCAACAGCGCTTCCCATCGTCGGCGGCTTCACAGGAGTCACGCTACCTAGACAATGCGGGCGAAAACGTCTGCCCAAAGACCCTACGCCCGCATGCCCGCTAGACCCATACTTTGTTCTACATGAAAAATGCCGATTTGTTGATCAGCAAGTTATTAAGCTCCAAGAGGCACCAGACCAGGTGCCTGTGGGAGAACTGCCACGACATGTACTCATCACTGCCGACAGATACCTAACGAATCGGGTAGTTCCTGGCTCTCGGTGCACTGTCATGGGTATCTTTTCTATTTACCAAAACAAGGCATCCAAAAACTCATCGACAGGAGGCGCCGTTGCTATTAGAACACCATATCTCAGAGCGGTGGGAATCCAAACCGACATTGACCAAGCCGCCAAAGGAAATGCTACATTttctgaagaggaagaacagGAATTCCTAGAACTTAGCAGACGACCAGATCTGTATAACATCATGGCCGATTGTATCGCACCATCCATTTATGGAAACCGAGATATCAAGAAGGCTATTCTCTGTCTTCTGATGGGCGGATCAAAGAAAATTTTGCCCGATGGAATGAGGCTAAGGGGTGACATCAACgttctgcttcttggtgaCCCTGGTACGGCAAAATCACAACTTTTAAAATTCGTCGAGAAGGCAGCGCCAATCTCCATCTATACGTCCGGAAAAGGTTCATCAGCAGCTGGTTTAACGGCCTCTGTTCAGCGAGATCAGTCGACAAGAGAGTTTTATCTGGAAGGCGGTGCCATGGTGCTCGCTGACGGTGGTGTTGTATGTATTGATGAGTTTGACAAGATGCGAGATGAAGACCGGGTGGCCATCCACGAAGCTATGGAACAGCAAACAATCTCAATTGCCAAAGCTGGTATTACAACCATCCTTAATGCTAGAACGTCTGTTCTCGCCGCTGCCAACCCCATTTTCGGACGATACGACGACATGAAGACTCCCGGAGAGAATATCGATTTCCAAACTACCATTCTGTCTCGTTTTGACATGATCTTCATTGTCAAGGATGAGCATACCCGTGAAAAAGACGAAAGAATGGCAAAGCATGTCATGGGTATCCATATGGATGGCCGGGGTGCTGAGGATGTGGCCGAGTCTGAGATTCCCGTACAGAAGATGCGGCGATATATTACCTATTGTAAAAC CCGCTGTGCTCCTCGACTCAGTCCTGAAGCCGCCGAGAAACTATCATCACATTTCGTGTCTATCCGACGTCAAGTTCACGCCGCAGAGATTGAAGCCAACACACGATCATCCATCCCCATCACAGTCCGTCAACTCGAGGCCATTGTCCGAATCACAGAATCACTCGCCAAATTAACTCTCTCCCCAATTGCTACCGAGGCCCACGTCGACGAGGCCATCCGCCTCTTCTTGTGCTCTACCATGGATGCCGTAAATCAGGGCAGCAACCAAGGCAGCCGAGAAATGAATGACGAGGTTAGCCGGCTTGAAGCTGAGCTGAAGCGACGACTACCCATTGGATGGAGCACCAGCTTAGCCACACTACGAAGAGAAATGGTGGAAGGAAAGGGATACAGCGAACAGGCTTTGAACCGAGCGCTCATGCTGCTACAACGGAAAGATACAATTATGTTTAGGAACCAGGGAGCGCAGGTCTACCGCAACGGAGCTTAA
- a CDS encoding uncharacterized protein (EggNog:ENOG41), which yields MAPDKVLSSPALPSNEPGTVLVETANLIIRRWSISDAPALAKAANYPSVAENLRDRFPMPYSYADAEDYLTNYTFSPEGYPSAVAIFVKPNAGHNTSDEPLFIGGAGLESKGDVYYRTWELGYWLTPSAWGHGYATEFAKAIVPWAFETWPRLNRIEAMVYARNEASQNVLRKCGFTLEGRRRGMSEKNGEILDETIWGILRSDIKQ from the coding sequence ATGGCTCCAGATAAAGTCCTCTCGTCTCCTGCTCTCCCCAGCAACGAGCCCGGCACCGTCCTCGTCGAAACTGCCAACCTCATCATCCGCCGCTGGAGCATCTCAGATGCGCCGGCTCTTGCCAAGGCGGCCAACTATCCCTCAGTCGCAGAAAACCTACGAGACCGATTTCCTATGCCGTACAGCTACGCCGATGCCGAAGACTACCTCACCAATTACACCTTCTCTCCTGAAGGATACCCCAGTGCTGTAGCAATATTCGTCAAGCCCAACGCCGGCCACAACACATCCGACGAGCCGCTATTCATTGGTGGTGCAGGCTTAGAGTCCAAGGGCGACGTCTATTACCGCACCTGGGAGCTGGGCTACTGGCTCACACCATCTGCCTGGGGCCACGGCTATGCAACCGAGTTTGCCAAGGCCATTGTGCCATGGGCCTTTGAGACGTGGCCGCGGCTGAACAGAATCGAGGCGATGGTCTATGCGAGGAATGAAGCGAGCCAGAACGTTTTGCGAAAATGCGGGTTTACGCTGGAGGGGCGGAGAAGAGGGATGTCGGAGAAGAACGGCGAGATTCTTGACGAGACCATCTGGGGGATTCTCAGAAGCGACATCAAGCAATGA
- a CDS encoding uncharacterized protein (TransMembrane:3 (o240-261i273-292o298-315i)): protein MSALPVPVRDFTSLMKTLFSPSGDNRSATMNETPDVEQARHQELDHGHCQQQQCRGDEGRSGNVASAAESKPTCEPGGALDIAELQASDSAYQIAAEIHDIFSYVTRKQYLGIKRVWKETVFAIKSDDSSLEEELLIRLEQQCHAYYDSILKQSWVNHLSRGSKAICEKFIYEQKTKLGADVEHIEENPSCYIFYGQHDVPHAAARRFLEFSWVYRSLAMFQRKTTSSKDADYIHFADEVILVIKMLLMLLIIIVFVYVPVIISGLGVVSSQVGISILYFASISLSCVVTTLTLDVNTALAVDLAYAGILGNVLFQKGAA from the exons ATGTCCGCCTTGCCCGTTCCTGTTAGAGATTTCACAtctttgatgaagacgctGTTTAGCCCTTCTGGGGATAATCGTTCGGCCACAATGAATGAAACACCAGATGTCGAGCAAGCTCGTCACCAGGAGCTCGATCATGGCCATTGCCAACAACAGCAGTGTCGTGGCGATGAAG GTCGCAGCGGTAAtgttgcttctgctgcagaATCCAAGCCCACTTGCG AACCTGGCGGTGCCCTTGATATAGCGGAGCTCCAGGCATCGGACTCAGCCTACCAAATTGCAGCAGAGATACATGACATCTTCTCCTACGTTACACGGAAACAATATTTGGGGATCAAGCGTGTTTGGAAAGAGACAGTCTTTGCTATCAAATCGGATGACAGCAGTTTGGAAGAAGAACTGTTAATACGTCTAGAGCAACAGTGCCATGCCTATT ACGACTCCATATTGAAGCAGAGTTGGGTCAACCATCTCTCAAGGGGCAGCAAGGCGATATGCGAAAAGTTTATATACGAGCAGAAAACCAAGCTTGGCGCTGATGTAGAGCACATTGAAGAGAATCCATCgtgctatatattttacgGGCAGCACGATGTGCCTCATGCTGCAGCGCGGAGATTTCTAGAATTCTCGTGGGTGTATCGGTCGTTG GCAATGTTCCAGAGAAAAACCACCAGTAGCAAAGATGCAGACTACATCCACTTTGCAGACGAGGTTATTCTTGTCAtcaagatgctgctgatgctgttgatCATTATTGTCTTTGTCTATGTGCCTGTGATTATATCTGGACTGGGGGTGGTGAGTTCGCAGGTCGGAATCTCTATCCTATACTTCGCGTCCATATCGCTGAGCTGCGTCGTCACAACATTGACGCTGGATGTCAACACGGCATTGGCCGTGGACCTGGCGTACGCTGGCATACTGGGAAACGTCTTATTCCAAAAAGGTGCTGCTTAA
- a CDS encoding uncharacterized protein (EggNog:ENOG41~TransMembrane:1 (o237-256i)), producing MGMQGPLMAQALGRSPYDDVVQGEGEDDSRVPTQQYDHGGRPVNPDTMRINRDIIRSHNQVMFIIGIAEPENPGPEVDLQRRHGMYEEAIGLKLASSAKRCVEAVGVFGINGLRDRILIYKRYSKIPFWELYQQARRDFSFSRDIFPGAPANLLSNYIEFSVARLWLGEQEKLGARRFVHEAWSYIRVHLELHISLQRLGLIPSHQWLPSPSFFIPFTESSPIVAPPPLEGFGVSSVLQWLGGLLICNAPFLVFVMTQRMVRDWKPHIWAETFKRLPSTVFHGKTIPQAPPSISQSFANEATSEIHSNEGGTPVAPVESQLPTDTSNADAVRRPSIFSARGDDYGSDEEDNDGIRATLISFDVEATESTDAPQGLWSAELRPSVANTDSRASISSQPTYLDTLLTQIPALLASHMLSNSITRLLMTPYDATALRLVARAFCLRNGLPCEDICQTNLLSGLSWTSAMNYLWTEFIHLLLTTEVWAVFTGLSQWYHFSEEEWAAEEAKT from the exons ATGGGGATGCAAGGCCCGCTTATGGCGCAGGCCCTG GGCCGTTCGCCATATGATGATGTAGTTCAGGGCGAAGGTGAAGATGACTCGCGGGTTCCAACCCAGCAGTACGACCATGGCGGGCGTCCAGTCAATCCCGACACCATGAGGATCAACAGAGACATCATCAGATCACACAACCAGGTGATGTTTATCATCGGCATCGCAGAGCCCGAAAATCCGGGCCCTGAAGTAGACTTGCAGAGACGGCATGGTATGTACGAAGAAGCTATTGGCCTTAAATTGGCATCATCAGCAAAACGCTGCGTGGAAGCGGTTGGAGTTTTTGGTATCAACGGCCTTAGAGACCGGATTCTG ATCTATAAACGATACTCCAAGATCCCGTTTTGGGAGCTTTATCAGCAGGCGCGTCGCGATTTCTCATTTTCTAGAGATATCTTCCCTGGCGCTCCGGCAAACCTTTTGTCGAACTACATTGAGTTCTCAGTCGCCCGGCTTTGGCTTGGCGAACAAGAAAAGCTTGGTGCCAGGCGTTT TGTCCACGAAGCCTGGTCGTACATTCGCGTTCACTTAGAGTTACATATATCACTACAAAGGCTTGGCCTAATACCGAGCCACCAATGGCTACCCAGCCCGTCCTTTTTCATTCCTTTTACAGAATCGTCGCCCATCGTTGCCCCACCTCCTCTTGAAGGCTTTGGAGTTTCTTCGGTTTTGCAATGGCTAGGCGGTCTGCTCATATGTAATGCCCCATTCCTCGTCTTTGTCATGACTCAAAGAATGGTTCGCGATTGGAAGCCACATATATGGGCTGAGACTTTCAAGCGCCTGCCGAGCACCGTATTTCATGGCAAAACAATCCCTCAAGCTCCACCGTCGATATCACAATCTTTCGCAAACGAGGCTACTAGCGAGATCCATTCTAATGAAGGAGGAACGCCTGTTGCGCCTGTGGAGAGCCAACTCCCAACTGACACTAGCAATGCAGATGCTGTGCGTAGGCCAAGTATATTTTCGGCGAGAGGGGATGATTATGGgagcgatgaagaggacAATGATGGCATAAGGGCCACTCTTATCAGCTTTGATGTGGAGGCAACCGAATCGACTGATGCACCTCAGGGCTTATGGAGTGCCGAATTAAGGCCAAGCGTTGCTAATACGGACTCGAGGGCCTCTATCAGCTCTCAACCTACATACCTGGATACGCTTCTCACACAAATACCAGCGCTCCTGGCGTCGCACATGCTGTCTAATTCGATAACACGGCTCCTAATGACTCCTTATGATGCAACAGCCCTACGTCTAGTGGCCCGGGCGTTCTGCTTGCGAAATGGCTTACCCTGCGAAGATATATGCCAAACAAACCTGCTGAGCGGCCTCTCTTGGACGTCAGCCATGAATTATTTGTGGACTGAGTTcattcatctccttcttACTACAGAAGTTTGGGCTGTTTTCACTGGCCTCTCTCAATGGTACCACTTTTCGGAAGAGGAGTGGGCTGCCGAAGAAGCTAAGACATAG